The following proteins are co-located in the Methanomicrobia archaeon genome:
- a CDS encoding 50S ribosomal protein L40e — MARFPEAEARLFRMKICMDCNARNAMRATRCRKCNSSNLRMKSTRRTR, encoded by the coding sequence ATGGCGCGCTTTCCAGAGGCTGAAGCACGGCTCTTCCGGATGAAGATTTGCATGGATTGTAACGCGCGGAACGCGATGAGAGCAACGCGGTGCAGGAAATGCAACTCGAGTAACTTACGGATGAAGTCCACACGTCGCACCCGCTAG